GAAGGCGATCCGGATCGGGACGGCCTACAAGATCGACGTCTTCAACAACCTGGACTATGCGAAGCCCCTGGAATATGGCTTCCGCGGCCACTTCGTCCCTGGACATTGGGACGGGAAGTCGTTCGTCTACCAGCCGAAGGACCCGCAAGGGGGAATGTTCGTCCATTCCCTGATTCCTGGTCACTACACCCTGGAACGGGCCGTCAACGCCACGAAGCGCACCCAGAACGCGCGCCTTCAGCGCCGCTTCGAACAGGAACTGAAGAAGCGTGGCTACATGAAGCATTTCAAATAGAAAGACGCCCAGGGGACGAACCCCTGGGCGTTTTTTTCTTCAGAACATCGCGAGTTTGATCGCCTTGAACCGTGTGTCGTCCAGTTCCAGAAGGGACCGC
This window of the Dysosmobacter acutus genome carries:
- a CDS encoding HK97 gp10 family phage protein, whose product is MGMKLDGLANFGKALVALQADIPEIMDKLVVGEGRFARDQARKICTEENIINTGDYRRNFNSSSKAIRIGTAYKIDVFNNLDYAKPLEYGFRGHFVPGHWDGKSFVYQPKDPQGGMFVHSLIPGHYTLERAVNATKRTQNARLQRRFEQELKKRGYMKHFK